A genomic window from Calditerricola satsumensis includes:
- a CDS encoding DUF6154 family protein: MRFLEDLYAFYREQMAASEEDTMVILVSLLREHNREDLLRIVCEMSDEEMRDMLALYLFERIQQKMAREAGTGQTRQATRLH; this comes from the coding sequence ATGCGCTTTTTGGAAGACCTGTACGCGTTTTACCGGGAACAGATGGCGGCCAGCGAAGAGGATACGATGGTCATTCTCGTCTCCCTCTTGCGGGAACACAACCGCGAAGACCTGCTGCGCATCGTATGCGAGATGAGCGACGAGGAGATGCGCGACATGCTGGCGCTGTACCTCTTTGAGCGCATTCAGCAGAAGATGGCCCGCGAGGCCGGAACCGGGCAGACGCGGCAGGCGACGCGCCTGCACTGA